A single Nicotiana tabacum cultivar K326 chromosome 5, ASM71507v2, whole genome shotgun sequence DNA region contains:
- the LOC142180785 gene encoding secreted RxLR effector protein 161-like yields MQNSSPVNTPISKGHALGSQICPKTPEETERMSPVPYRSVVRSLMYVMVCTRPHICQAVGLVSRYQTDPGLAHWQAVKRIMRYLKRIADYALCYQGGKDLQLVGYSVVDHERDLDERKSTSGYVFLLSDGAISWSSSKQ; encoded by the coding sequence ATGCAAAACAGTAGCCCAGTTAATACTCCTATCAGTAAAGGCCATGCCTTGGGAAGTCAGATATGTCCTAAGACTCCTGAAGAGACAGAAAGAATGAGCCCAGTTCCTTATAGAAGCGTAGTCAGAAGTCTAATGTATGTTATGGTATGCACTAGACCTCATATTTGTCAAGCAGTTGGCTTGGTAAGTAGATATCAAACCGACCCAGGTTTAGCACATTGGCAAGCAGTAAAGAGGATCATGAGATATCTGAAGAGAATTGCAGATTATGCGCTTTGTTATCAAGGAGGCAAAGATCTGCAATTAGTTGGATATAGTGTTGTTGATCATGAAAGAGATCTAGACGAAAGGAAGTCTACCTCAGGATATGTGTTCTTACTTAGTGATGGAGCCATATCATGGAGTAGTAGTAAACAATAA
- the LOC107803920 gene encoding 26S proteasome regulatory subunit 6A homolog isoform X2, whose protein sequence is MATPMAAEDGNFEDDLYAMSTDDIIRAARLLDNEIRILKEELQRTNLELDSFKEKIKENQEKIKLNKQLPYLVGNIVEILEMNPEEEDEEDGANIDLDSQRKGKCVVLKTSTRQTIFLPVVGLVDPDKLKPGDLVGVNKDSYLILDTLPSEYDSRVKAMEVDEKPTEDYNDIGGLEKQIQELVEAIVLPMTHKERFQKLGVRPPKGVLLYGPPGTGKTLMARACAAQTNATFLKLAGPQLVQMFIGDGAKLVRDAFQLAKEKSPCIIFIDEIDAIGTKRFDSEVSGDREVQRTMLELLNQLDGFSSDDRIKVIAATNRADILDPALMRSGRLDRKIEFPHPTEEARAQILQIHSRKMNVHPDVNFEELARSTDDFNGAQLKAVCVEAGMLALRRDATEVTHEDFNEGGRIKSKKWSRRLVGERR, encoded by the exons ATGGCGACACCGATGGCGGCTGAGGACGGCAACTTCGAAGATGACCTGTATGCCATGTCCACTGATGATATTATTAGGGCTGCGCGTTTGCTAGACAACGAAATCCGAATTTTAAAGGAAGAGCTGCAGAGAACGAATCTAGAGTTGGATTCATTCAAGGAAAAAATAAAGGAGAATCAGGAGAAAATTAAGCTTAACAAGCAGCTTCCTTACTTGGTCGGCAACATTGTTGAG ATTTTGGAAATGAATCCAGAGGAAGAGGATGAGGAGGATGGTGCAAATATTGATCTTGACTCGCAAAGGAAGGGCAAATGTGTTGTACTGAAAACGTCCACGCGCCAG ACAATTTTCCTGCCTGTTGTTGGCCTTGTTGACCCGGATAAGTTAAAGCCTGGTGATCTTGTCGGAGTAAACAAAGACAGTTATTTGATATTAGACACATTGCCATCTGAATATGATTCACGGGTAAAGGCAATGGAAGTTGATGAAAAACCAACTGAAGACTACAATGATATTGGAGGTCTGGAGAAACAGATTCAAGAACTCGTAGAGGCAATTGTTTTACCTATGACACACAAAGAACGGTTCCAGAAATTAGGCGTCCGTCCTCCAAAAGGAGTCCTTTTGTATGGGCCTCCTGGGACTGGGAAAACTCTCATGGCCCGAGCCTGTGCTGCACAGACAAATGCCACTTTTCTTAAGCTAGCAGGGCCGCAGCTTGTGCAG ATGTTCATTGGAGATGGAGCAAAACTTGTCCGTGATGCTTTCCAGCTGGCAAAGGAGAAATCACCTTGCATCATTTTTATTGATGAGATTGATGCTATAGGCACAAAGCGTTTTGATAG TGAAGTTAGTGGGGATCGAGAGGTCCAACGAACTATGTTGGAGTTACTTAATCAGCTCGATGGTTTCAGCAGTGACGATAGGATAAAG GTTATAGCAGCAACAAACCGAGCTGATATTTTGGATCCTGCTTTGATGCGTTCTGGTCGATTGGATCGTAAAATTGAGTTCCCCCATCCCACAGAGGAAGCTAGGGCTCAAATCTTGCAG ATTCACTCTAGAAAGATGAATGTTCACCCCGATGTCAATTTCGAGGAATTGGCTCGATCCACAGATGATTTTAACGGGGCTCAATTAAAAGCTGTATGTGTTGAGGCAGGGATGTTAGCACTCCGCCGTGATGCCACTGAG GTTACCCATGAAGATTTCAATGAAG GTGGTCgcataaaaagtaaaaaatggaGTAGAAGATTAGTTGGAGAAAGAAGGTAG
- the LOC107803920 gene encoding 26S proteasome regulatory subunit 6A homolog isoform X1, whose amino-acid sequence MATPMAAEDGNFEDDLYAMSTDDIIRAARLLDNEIRILKEELQRTNLELDSFKEKIKENQEKIKLNKQLPYLVGNIVEILEMNPEEEDEEDGANIDLDSQRKGKCVVLKTSTRQTIFLPVVGLVDPDKLKPGDLVGVNKDSYLILDTLPSEYDSRVKAMEVDEKPTEDYNDIGGLEKQIQELVEAIVLPMTHKERFQKLGVRPPKGVLLYGPPGTGKTLMARACAAQTNATFLKLAGPQLVQMFIGDGAKLVRDAFQLAKEKSPCIIFIDEIDAIGTKRFDSEVSGDREVQRTMLELLNQLDGFSSDDRIKVIAATNRADILDPALMRSGRLDRKIEFPHPTEEARAQILQIHSRKMNVHPDVNFEELARSTDDFNGAQLKAVCVEAGMLALRRDATEVSLFLPAFSTICGRIKSKKWSRRLVGERR is encoded by the exons ATGGCGACACCGATGGCGGCTGAGGACGGCAACTTCGAAGATGACCTGTATGCCATGTCCACTGATGATATTATTAGGGCTGCGCGTTTGCTAGACAACGAAATCCGAATTTTAAAGGAAGAGCTGCAGAGAACGAATCTAGAGTTGGATTCATTCAAGGAAAAAATAAAGGAGAATCAGGAGAAAATTAAGCTTAACAAGCAGCTTCCTTACTTGGTCGGCAACATTGTTGAG ATTTTGGAAATGAATCCAGAGGAAGAGGATGAGGAGGATGGTGCAAATATTGATCTTGACTCGCAAAGGAAGGGCAAATGTGTTGTACTGAAAACGTCCACGCGCCAG ACAATTTTCCTGCCTGTTGTTGGCCTTGTTGACCCGGATAAGTTAAAGCCTGGTGATCTTGTCGGAGTAAACAAAGACAGTTATTTGATATTAGACACATTGCCATCTGAATATGATTCACGGGTAAAGGCAATGGAAGTTGATGAAAAACCAACTGAAGACTACAATGATATTGGAGGTCTGGAGAAACAGATTCAAGAACTCGTAGAGGCAATTGTTTTACCTATGACACACAAAGAACGGTTCCAGAAATTAGGCGTCCGTCCTCCAAAAGGAGTCCTTTTGTATGGGCCTCCTGGGACTGGGAAAACTCTCATGGCCCGAGCCTGTGCTGCACAGACAAATGCCACTTTTCTTAAGCTAGCAGGGCCGCAGCTTGTGCAG ATGTTCATTGGAGATGGAGCAAAACTTGTCCGTGATGCTTTCCAGCTGGCAAAGGAGAAATCACCTTGCATCATTTTTATTGATGAGATTGATGCTATAGGCACAAAGCGTTTTGATAG TGAAGTTAGTGGGGATCGAGAGGTCCAACGAACTATGTTGGAGTTACTTAATCAGCTCGATGGTTTCAGCAGTGACGATAGGATAAAG GTTATAGCAGCAACAAACCGAGCTGATATTTTGGATCCTGCTTTGATGCGTTCTGGTCGATTGGATCGTAAAATTGAGTTCCCCCATCCCACAGAGGAAGCTAGGGCTCAAATCTTGCAG ATTCACTCTAGAAAGATGAATGTTCACCCCGATGTCAATTTCGAGGAATTGGCTCGATCCACAGATGATTTTAACGGGGCTCAATTAAAAGCTGTATGTGTTGAGGCAGGGATGTTAGCACTCCGCCGTGATGCCACTGAGGTCTCTCTCTTTCTCCCTGCTTTCTCTACTATTT GTGGTCgcataaaaagtaaaaaatggaGTAGAAGATTAGTTGGAGAAAGAAGGTAG
- the LOC107803922 gene encoding omega-hydroxypalmitate O-feruloyl transferase-like, with protein sequence MAPMVEELQFPHLEIPLTVNSISPILPANPIPASHGDSLYLSNLDDMIGARVFTPTMYFYRDAGKPAVIKVLKEALASVLVPYYPFSGRLRETENGKLEVFFGPNQGVLLVEARSEMTLANLGDLSVPNPAWTNLVYSFPNEEQYKVIDMPLLIAQVTRFRCGGFSLGLRICHCLCDGVGAMQFLSAWAATARLSSLTVNPKPCWDREILRPRDPPLVQHPHIEFKRIDDGSSLTRSLWVVKPVQKCYRVSREYQAHLKRLVQSSVGNFSCTTFDAMAAHVWRSWVKALDVRPLDYELRLTFSVNGRSRLTNPPLKQGFYGNAVCVACATSTVSGLVNGPLSDTTLLVRKARLSVSEAYLRSTIDYIQLHRPTRLEFGGKLTITQWTRFSMYETADFGWGRPIYAGPIDLTPTPQVCVFLPQGGDDDSDSDGTMLVCICLPEAACHRFRDLFCLFDSDYQLPC encoded by the coding sequence ATGGCTCCAATGGTTGAAGAACTCCAATTTCCTCATCTTGAAATACCTCTAACTGTTAATTCTATATCTCCAATATTACCTGCAAATCCCATCCCCGCATCCCATGGTGATAGCCTTTACCTATCAAATCTAGATGATATGATCGGAGCTCGCGTTTTTACTCCAACTATGTACTTCTATCGCGATGCAGGGAAACCGGCTGTCATCAAAGTATTAAAAGAAGCTCTTGCAAGTGTACTGGTGCCATATTATCCATTCTCTGGTAGGCTACGAGAAACAGAAAATGGTAAGTTGGAGGTGTTTTTTGGACCTAACCAAGGCGTTCTCCTAGTTGAGGCACGTTCAGAAATGACGCTAGCCAATCTTGGAGATTTAAGTGTGCCAAATCCAGCATGGACAAACTTGGTTTACAGCTTTCCAAATGAAGAACAATACAAAGTGATTGATATGCCATTGCTAATAGCACAAGTGACAAGATTCAGGTGTGGTGGATTTAGCCTGGGATTAAGAATTTGTCATTGCCTTTGTGATGGGGTTGGAGCAATGCAGTTCCTTAGTGCTTGGGCTGCCACAGCAAGATTGAGCTCATTGACAGTTAACCCCAAGCCATGTTGGGATCGGGAAATACTGAGGCCCCGTGATCCACCATTGGTTCAACACCCACACATTGAATTCAAGAGAATAGATGATGGATCAAGCTTAACGAGGAGTCTTTGGGTAGTGAAGCCAGTTCAAAAGTGTTATCGTGTTAGCCGAGAGTACCAAGCCCATTTGAAGAGGTTGGTGCAGTCATCAGTTGGTAATTTCTCATGCACCACCTTTGATGCAATGGCAGCTCATGTATGGAGATCATGGGTCAAGGCACTAGATGTTAGGCCTCTTGATTACGAGTTGAGGCTAACATTTTCGGTGAATGGCAGATCAAGGCTTACAAATCCACCACTGAAACAAGGCTTCTATGGGAATGCAGTATGTGTGGCATGTGCCACTAGCACTGTCTCAGGCCTCGTCAATGGGCCTCTTTCGGACACAACACTTTTGGTTCGAAAGGCAAGGCTTTCAGTCTCCGAGGCATATTTGAGATCCACAATTGATTATATCCAACTACATAGGCCTACCAGGCTAGAATTTGGTGGGAAGCTCACAATAACCCAATGGACCAGATTCTCAATGTACGAAACTGCGGATTTTGGTTGGGGCAGACCCATTTACGCAGGCCCAATTGATCTGACACCCACCCCACAGGTTTGTGTTTTCTTGCCACAGGGAGGGGATGATGATTCTGATTCTGATGGAACCATGCTCGTCTGCATTTGCTTGCCGGAGGCTGCTTGCCATAGATTCAGAGACCTTTTCTGCCTCTTCGATTCAGACTATCAATTGCCTTGTTAA